In Arthrobacter citreus, a single genomic region encodes these proteins:
- a CDS encoding DUF2500 domain-containing protein yields the protein MLSFNSGLDAFKILAFIFPIIFVFVFAGIFFALLKGLKQWNFNNKQPKLTVPAKIATKRIEYIQRNKNQLGQSYTHYYVTIEVESGDRIEFQVDGFIYGQLVEKDSGKLTFQGTRFIKFER from the coding sequence GTGTTATCGTTTAATAGTGGTTTAGATGCATTTAAAATTCTTGCTTTCATTTTTCCAATTATCTTCGTATTCGTTTTTGCAGGTATCTTTTTCGCTTTATTAAAAGGATTAAAACAATGGAATTTTAATAATAAACAGCCTAAATTAACAGTTCCTGCAAAAATAGCTACAAAAAGAATTGAATATATTCAGCGTAATAAAAACCAGCTCGGTCAATCCTACACACATTATTATGTTACAATTGAGGTTGAATCTGGGGACAGAATTGAATTTCAAGTTGATGGATTTATTTATGGTCAATTAGTAGAAAAAGATTCAGGAAAACTAACATTTCAAGGAACTAGATTCATAAAATTCGAGCGATAA